The Arachis hypogaea cultivar Tifrunner chromosome 19, arahy.Tifrunner.gnm2.J5K5, whole genome shotgun sequence genome has a window encoding:
- the LOC112779349 gene encoding uncharacterized protein has protein sequence MLISLRISLLSLLLFSSLLFLSSPILAKSRYPVSDAEVRQKKLQCYTDIDSGIWGWQCKSSNIARENCALRCLSPSCYELIYESDPLEEGEKDFIRGQEYKYCMHRLSLGESLEGVKGAFDH, from the exons ATGTTAATTTCCCTTCGAATTTCACTCTTATCTCTACTCTTATTCTCGTCGCTCCTCTTCCTTTCTTCACCGATTCTCGCCAAATCCCGTTACCCAGTTTCC GATGCTGAAGTGAGGCAGAAGAAGCTTCAGTGCTATACTGATATTGACAG TGGGATATGGGGCTGGCAATGCAAATCATCTAACATAGCAAGGGAGAATTGTGCCTTGCGATGCCTTTCGCCGTCTTGTTATGAGCTTATATACGAGAGTGACCCG CTTGAAGAGGGAGAAAAGGACTTCATTCGAGGCCAAGAGTACAAATACTGTATGCATAG GTTGTCCTTGGGAGAGAGCCTTGAGGGTGTCAAGGGTGCATTTGATCACTAG
- the LOC112776291 gene encoding glutamate--tRNA ligase, chloroplastic/mitochondrial has translation MAALMMVGATATVTPWAKVVAPPIILHHHRRITATCFLRRAFSLKASSLSHQHQEPSPVRVRFAPSPTGNLHVGGARTALFNYLFARSKGGTFVLRIEDTDLERSTKESEEALLRDLSWLGLGWDEGPGVGGDYGPYRQSERNSLYKQYAEKLLESGQVYRCFCSNEELEKMKEVAKLKQLPPVYTGKWANATNEEVEEELTKGTPYTYRFRVPKGNLKINDIIRGEVSWSLDTLGDFVIMRSNGQPVYNFCVTVDDATMAISHVIRAEEHLPNTLRQALIYKALGFPMPYFAHVSLILAPDRSKLSKRHGATSVGQFREMGYLPEAMVNYLALLGWGDGTENEFFTLNQLVEKFTIERVNKSGAVFDSTKLRWMNGQHLRARPSQEVAQLIGDHWKASGLLTVSTGPFVDEAIELLKDGIDLIPDADTALSNLLSYPIHSTLQSHEAESVIQDNLSNFFVSLLAAYDNGELVAALEEGHDGWKKWVKGFGKSLKRKGKSLFMPLRLLLTGKLHGPDMGASVVLLYKAGTTSIVAPEAGFVTLDERFKILRQIDWETLSKDHPVKETAGSVSN, from the exons ATGGCCGCGTTGATGATGGTTGGTGCCACTGCTACAGTTACTCCCTGGGCGAAGGTGGTTGCTCCACCCATCATTCTCCATCACCATCGAAGAATCACCGCCACCTGCTTCCTCCGAAGAGCTTTCTCACTCAAagcttcttctctctctcatcaacACCAAGAACCTTCACCCGTTCGCGTCCGTTTCGCGCCTTCTCCTACCGGTAACCTCCACGTTGGCGGCGCCAGAACTGCACTCTTCAATTACTTGTTCGCAAG GTCCAAAGGTGGGACATttgtgttgagaattgaggatACTGACTTGGAGAGGTCTACCAAGGAATCTGAGGAAGCCCTTCTTCGAGATCTTTCATGGCTTGGCCTTGGATGGGATGAAG GCCCTGGTGTTGGTGGGGATTATGGTCCATATAGGCAATCCGAGAGGAACTCTTTGTACAAACAATATGCTGAGAAACTCCTCGAATCTGGCCAGGTTTATCGATGCTTTTGTTCTAATGAG GAACTAGAGAAAATGAAGGAGGTTGCCAAATTAAAGCAACTGCCTCCAGTGTACACAGGTAAATGGGCCAATGCAACAAATGAGGAAGTAGAAGAAGAGCTGACAAAGGGAACTCCTTATACATATCGGTTTCGTGTCCCCAaaggaaatttaaaaattaatgacataATACGTGGCGAA GTTAGTTGGAGCTTGGATACGCTTGGAGATTTTGTGATAATGAGGAGTAATGGTCAGCCTGTTTACAACTTTTGTGTAACAGTGGATGATGCAACCATGGCTATTTCCCATGTTATAAG AGCAGAGGAGCATTTACCAAACACTCTAAGGCAGGCATTAATATATAAG GCTTTAGGTTTTCCCATGCCTTATTTTGCACATGTTTCCTTGATTTTGGCTCCTGATCGGAGTAAATTATCAAAACGACATGGTGCAACATCAGTGGGTCAG TTCAGGGAGATGGGATACCTACCTGAAGCAATGGTGAATTACCTTGCATTATTAGGCTGGGGTGATGGAACTGAAAATGAGTTTTTCACCCTTAATCAACTCG TTGAAAAATTCACTATTGAACGTGTTAACAAAAGTggtgctgtttttgattccacgAAGTTAAG GTGGATGAATGGTCAGCATTTAAGGGCACGGCCATCACAGGAAGTGGCCCAACTTATTGGAGACCACTGGAAGGCATCTGGCTTACTCACAGTATCAACAGGGCCGTTTGTTGAT GAGGCAATTGAGCTACTTAAGGATGGAATTGACTTGATACCTGATGCAGATACGGCGCTTTCTAACTTGCTTTCTTATCCAATACATTCTACTTTACAAAG CCATGAAGCAGAATCAGTCATACAAGACAATCTCTCCAATTTTTTTGTCAGCCTGTTGGCTGCCTATGATAATGGTGAGCTGGTAGCTGCACTTGAAGAAGGCCATGATGGTTGGAAAAAGTGGGTGAAAGGATTCGGTAAATCCCTTAAGCGCAAG GGGAAATCTCTTTTCATGCCTCTCCGACTTCTGTTGACTGGAAAACTCCATGGACCGGATATGGGAGCTAGTGTGGTATTGCTCTATAAAGCTGGAACTACTAGCATTGTTGCTCCTGAAGCTGGCTTTGTGACACTCGATGAAAGATTTAAAATACTTCGGCAGATTGACTGGGAAACATTGTCTAAGGATCATCCTGTCAAAGAGACTGCTGGTTCTGTATCTAACTGA